The following proteins are encoded in a genomic region of Nocardioides renjunii:
- a CDS encoding glutathione-independent formaldehyde dehydrogenase, which yields MKAVVYQGPRDVAVTDVPDAEIERPTDVLVRMTTTNICGSDLHMYEGRTSFEEGRTFGHENMGEVVEVGQGVEKVKVGDRVVLPFNISCGFCKNCERGLTNYCLTTQPEPSFAGAAYGFADMGPYGGGQAELLRVPFGDHNALRLGEDAEEKENDYVMLSDIFPTGYHATEMAGVIPGDSVVIAGAGPVGLMAALSATIKGAAKVMVVDRHPDRLALAEQIGAIAIDDSKTDPVQAVLDQTMGLGADRGCECVGYQAHDPQGNEDPAATLNMLINSVRFTGGIGTVGVFVPQDPGGKDELAKQGKVAVDFGMHWFKGQTMGNGQCPVKKYNRRLRDLIAAGKATPSWIVSHEISLDQAADAYKNFDSRSEGWTKVVIKPGMSTGKKAS from the coding sequence ATGAAGGCTGTCGTCTATCAGGGACCCCGCGACGTTGCGGTCACGGATGTTCCCGACGCCGAGATCGAGCGACCGACCGATGTGCTGGTCAGGATGACCACGACCAACATCTGCGGCTCGGACCTGCACATGTACGAAGGACGGACCTCCTTCGAGGAGGGCCGGACGTTCGGGCACGAGAACATGGGGGAGGTCGTGGAGGTCGGCCAGGGTGTGGAGAAGGTGAAGGTCGGGGACCGGGTCGTGTTGCCGTTCAACATCTCGTGCGGATTCTGCAAGAACTGCGAACGCGGGCTGACGAACTACTGCCTGACCACCCAGCCGGAGCCATCGTTCGCGGGCGCGGCCTACGGGTTCGCCGACATGGGCCCGTACGGCGGCGGCCAGGCGGAGCTTCTCCGGGTGCCCTTCGGCGACCACAATGCGCTGCGCCTGGGTGAGGACGCGGAGGAGAAGGAGAACGACTACGTCATGCTCTCCGACATCTTCCCCACCGGATACCACGCCACCGAGATGGCCGGTGTGATCCCGGGCGACAGTGTGGTGATCGCCGGGGCCGGGCCGGTGGGACTGATGGCCGCCCTGTCCGCGACGATCAAGGGCGCCGCCAAGGTGATGGTCGTCGATCGCCACCCCGACCGACTCGCGCTGGCCGAGCAGATCGGTGCCATCGCCATCGACGACTCGAAGACCGACCCCGTGCAGGCCGTGCTGGACCAGACCATGGGGCTCGGGGCGGACCGTGGCTGCGAGTGCGTGGGCTATCAGGCCCACGATCCGCAGGGCAACGAGGATCCGGCGGCGACCTTGAACATGCTGATCAACTCGGTCCGTTTCACTGGAGGGATCGGCACTGTCGGCGTGTTCGTTCCGCAGGACCCCGGGGGGAAGGACGAGCTGGCCAAGCAGGGCAAGGTGGCCGTCGACTTCGGTATGCACTGGTTCAAGGGCCAGACCATGGGCAACGGTCAGTGCCCGGTCAAGAAGTACAACCGTCGCCTGCGGGACCTGATCGCGGCCGGCAAGGCGACGCCTTCCTGGATCGTGTCGCACGAGATCTCGCTGGACCAGGCGGCCGACGCCTACAAGAACTTCGACTCCCGGTCCGAGGGCTGGACCAAGGTCGTCATCAAGCCCGGAATGTCGACCGGGAAGAAGGCGAGCTGA
- a CDS encoding type 1 glutamine amidotransferase domain-containing protein has protein sequence MAETLQGRRVAILAADGVERVELEQPREALDQAGAQTDLLSIHDGEIKARENDLDAAGTFIVDGLVTDAFVGDYDALLLPGGTVNPDQLRVDRDAVAFVRDFVRSGKPVAAICHGPWTLIEAGVVTGRTLTSYPSIRTDLRNAGAEVLDQEVVVEGNLTTSRSPDDLPAFCATVVAEFAAANSTQETVGS, from the coding sequence ATGGCCGAGACCTTGCAGGGCAGGAGGGTCGCGATACTTGCCGCAGACGGCGTGGAACGCGTCGAGCTCGAGCAGCCCCGCGAGGCACTGGACCAGGCGGGCGCCCAGACCGACCTGCTGTCCATCCATGACGGTGAGATCAAGGCCCGCGAGAACGACCTGGACGCAGCGGGCACCTTCATCGTCGACGGACTGGTCACCGACGCCTTCGTGGGCGACTACGACGCACTTCTACTTCCCGGCGGCACGGTGAACCCCGACCAGCTCCGGGTCGACCGGGACGCGGTCGCGTTCGTCCGCGATTTCGTCCGCAGCGGCAAACCCGTCGCGGCGATCTGCCACGGCCCCTGGACATTGATCGAGGCCGGCGTGGTCACGGGTCGCACCCTGACGTCTTACCCGAGCATCCGCACCGACCTGCGCAACGCCGGCGCCGAGGTCCTCGACCAGGAAGTCGTGGTCGAGGGGAATCTGACCACCAGCCGATCACCCGATGACCTACCCGCGTTCTGCGCCACGGTCGTGGCGGAATTCGCCGCCGCCAACTCGACTCAGGAAACGGTGGGGTCGTGA
- a CDS encoding putative quinol monooxygenase: MSVTKGLLVRFDALPGKEDEVVEFLDAGLGLVEQEPATIAWFAIRLGPSSFGIFDVFPDDAGRDTHLSGPVAAALGEQTGALFSEPTIEKLDVQASKLPS, encoded by the coding sequence GTGAGCGTGACCAAGGGTTTGTTGGTCAGGTTCGACGCGCTGCCCGGCAAGGAGGACGAGGTGGTGGAATTTCTCGACGCCGGCCTCGGGCTGGTCGAGCAGGAGCCGGCAACCATCGCGTGGTTCGCCATCCGGCTCGGGCCGTCCTCGTTCGGGATCTTCGACGTGTTCCCCGACGACGCCGGCCGCGACACGCACCTGTCCGGCCCGGTCGCTGCAGCCCTCGGCGAGCAGACCGGCGCGTTGTTCTCCGAACCCACGATCGAGAAGCTCGACGTACAGGCCTCCAAGCTCCCCAGCTGA